In a genomic window of Physeter macrocephalus isolate SW-GA chromosome 14, ASM283717v5, whole genome shotgun sequence:
- the TBX21 gene encoding T-box transcription factor TBX21, which yields MGILEPGCRDMLTGTDPMPASDEGRAPGADSQNRYFYPEPGAQDAADRRVGASLGAPYAGGALVPAPPGRFLGAYAYPPRPQATGFPGAGEPFPPTPGAEGYQPGDAYTAPDPRATLYPGPREDCALPAGLEVSGKLRVALNNHLLWSKFNQHQTEMIITKQGRRMFPFLSFTVAGLEPTSHYRIFVDVVLVDQHHWRYQSGKWVPCGKAGGNMPGNHLYVHPDSPNTGAHWMRQEVSFGKLKLTNNKGASNNVTQMIVLQSLHKYQPRLHIVKVSDGEPEAACNASNTHIFTFQETQFIAVTAYQNAEITQLKIDNNPFAKGFRENFESMYASVDTSVLSPPGPNCQLLGGDHYSPLLPNQYPVPSCFYPNLPSQAKDMVPQPYWLGAPRDHSYEAEFRAVSMKPSFLPSAPGSTMSYYRSQEVLAPGAGWPVTPQYPPKMGPTSWFRSTRTLPMEPGPGASEGRGPEDQGSPSLWTEITPIRPESSDSGLGEGDSKRRRVSPYPSSGDSSSPAGAPSPFDKETEGQFYNYFPN from the exons ATGGGCATCTTGGAGCCAGGCTGCCGAGACATGCTGACGGGCACCGACCCGATGCCGGCGAGCGACGAGGGCCGGGCGCCAGGCGCCGACTCGCAGAACCGCTACTTCTACCCGGAGCCGGGCGCGCAGGACGCGGCCGACCGTCGCGTGGGCGCCAGCCTGGGGGCTCCCTACGCCGGGGGTGCCCTGGTGCCTGCCCCGCCGGGCCGCTTCCTCGGAGCCTACGCCTACCCGCCCCGACCCCAGGCCACCGGCTTCCCCGGGGCGGGCGAGCCCTTCCCGCCGACGCCGGGCGCCGAGGGCTATCAGCCCGGGGACGCCTACACCGCCCCGGACCCGCGCGCCACACTCTACCCGGGGCCGCGCGAGGACTGTGCGCTGCCGGCGGGGCTGGAGGTATCCGGGAAGCTGAGAGTCGCGCTCAACAACCACCTGTTGTGGTCCAAGTTTAATCAGCACCAGACGGAGATGATCATCACCAAGCAGGGACG GCGGATGTTCCCATTCCTGTCATTTACTGTGGCTGGGCTGGAGCCCACCAGCCATTACCGGATATTTGTGGACGTGGTCTTGGTGGACCAGCATCACTGGCGGTATCAGAGCGGAAAGTGGGTGCCGTGTGGAAAGGCTGGGGGCAACATGCCAG GGAACCACCTGTACGTCCACCCAGATTCTCCCAACACTGGAGCCCACTGGATGCGCCAGGAAGTTTCATTTGGGAAACTAAAGCTCACGAACAACAAAGGGGCCTCCAACAATGTGACCCAG ATGATCGTGCTCCAGTCCCTCCATAAGTACCAGCCCCGGCTGCACATTGTCAAGGTCAGTGATGGAGAGCCAGAGGCGGCCTGCAACGCTTCCAACACGCACATCTTTACTTTCCAAGAAACCCAGTTCATCGCCGTGACCGCCTACCAGAACGCCGAG ATTACTCAACTGAAAATTGATAATAACCCTTTTGCCAAAGGATTCCGGGAGAACTTTGAGTC caTGTATGCATCTGTTGACACCAGTGTCCTCTCTCCGCCTGGACCCAACTGTCAATTGCTTGGGGGAGACCACTACTCTCCTCTGCTCCCCAACCAGTATCCCGTTCCCAGCTGTTTCTACCCCAACCTTCCCAGCCAGGCCAAGGATATGGTTCCCCAGCCTTACTGGCTGGGGGCCCCTCGGGACCACAGCTACGAGGCCGAGTTTCGAGCTGTCAGCATGAAACCTTCATTCCTGCCCTCCGCCCCTGGGTCCACTATGTCCTACTACCGAAGCCAGGAGGTCCTGGCGCCTGGAGCTGGCTGGCCTGTGACCCCCCAGTACCCTCCCAAGATGGGCCCAACCAGCTGGTTCCGCTCCACGCGAACTCTGCCCATGGAACCTGGCCCTGGAGCCTCAGAGGGGCGGGGGCCAGAAGACCAGGGCTCCCCCTCCTTGTGGACTGAGATCACCCCCATCCGGCCAGAGTCCAGCGACTCAGGACTGGGTGAAGGAGACTCTAAGAGGAGGCGTGTGTCCCCCTATCCTTCTAGTGGTGACAGCTCCTCCCCTGCGGGGGCCCCTTCTCCTtttgataaggaaactgaaggccAGTTTTATAACTATTTTCCCAATTGA